The following proteins are encoded in a genomic region of Chloroflexota bacterium:
- a CDS encoding nucleotidyltransferase family protein, with protein MRGWRSSPPASATTPSEPWEQRDEVLRLLAEHRVELAAMGVGALSLFGSVARDEAGPTSDIDLLIDLGRQLDLFDLGRIQMRLEAILGAKVDLVMADALRPCLRAVILREAIHATILREAIHATYCPARGRGTVTRLRAE; from the coding sequence ATGCGCGGCTGGCGGAGTTCACCTCCGGCCAGCGCGACGACGCCTTCTGAGCCCTGGGAGCAGCGAGATGAGGTGCTGCGGTTGCTCGCCGAGCACCGCGTGGAGCTGGCAGCCATGGGAGTCGGAGCGCTCTCGTTGTTCGGCTCGGTCGCGCGCGACGAAGCAGGGCCGACGAGCGATATCGATCTGCTGATCGACCTGGGCCGACAGCTCGATCTCTTCGATCTCGGACGCATCCAGATGCGGCTCGAAGCGATACTCGGTGCGAAGGTGGATCTGGTGATGGCAGACGCCCTCCGTCCATGCCTGCGTGCCGTGATCCTCCGCGAGGCCATACATGCCACGATCCTCCGCGAGGCCATACATGCCACGTATTGTCCGGCAAGAGGTAGAGGTACGGTCACAAGACTCCGAGCCGAGTGA
- a CDS encoding nitrile hydratase accessory protein, with protein sequence MMADSTEAQGPSREIADMQGTEALPRKNGELVFDAAWEARVFGMTISMHERNLFEWNEFRDELIEEIGEADRSGSSSTYYERWLEAFEHLLVEKGLVSQEELDARLAEFTSGQRDDAF encoded by the coding sequence ATGATGGCTGACAGTACGGAGGCGCAGGGGCCGAGCCGCGAGATCGCCGATATGCAGGGGACGGAAGCGCTGCCCCGCAAGAACGGCGAGCTGGTGTTTGACGCGGCCTGGGAGGCGCGCGTCTTCGGCATGACGATCTCGATGCACGAGCGGAACCTGTTCGAATGGAACGAGTTCCGCGATGAGCTGATCGAAGAGATCGGCGAGGCGGACCGCTCGGGCAGCAGCTCGACGTACTACGAGCGCTGGCTGGAGGCGTTCGAGCACCTGCTGGTCGAGAAGGGGCTGGTGAGCCAGGAGGAGCTGGATGCGCGGCTGGCGGAGTTCACCTCCGGCCAGCGCGACGACGCCTTCTGA
- the nthA gene encoding nitrile hydratase subunit alpha — translation MSGNHGSGHHSHPESSASVRARALESLLIEKGLTSSDVVDKVISVYEDDIGPRNGARVIARAWVDPAYKQRLLADASSAVEELGFGGALLAVVENTPMVHNMVVCTLCSCYPSQLIGLPPTWYKSFAYRSRAVIEPRAVLREFGLELPDDVEVRVWDSSSELRYMVLPERPAGTEHLSEDELVDLISRDSMIGVAKVQAPAAVG, via the coding sequence ATGAGCGGCAACCACGGCAGCGGCCATCACAGCCATCCGGAGTCGTCGGCGTCCGTGCGGGCGCGGGCACTCGAATCGCTGCTGATCGAGAAGGGCCTGACCTCCAGCGACGTGGTGGACAAGGTCATCTCCGTGTACGAGGACGACATCGGGCCACGGAACGGCGCACGGGTGATCGCGCGGGCGTGGGTCGATCCGGCCTACAAGCAGCGGCTCCTGGCCGATGCGTCGTCCGCCGTGGAGGAGCTGGGGTTCGGCGGGGCGCTGCTGGCGGTGGTCGAGAACACGCCGATGGTGCACAACATGGTGGTCTGCACGCTCTGCTCCTGCTACCCCAGCCAGCTGATCGGGCTGCCGCCCACCTGGTACAAGTCGTTCGCCTACCGCTCGCGGGCCGTCATCGAGCCGCGCGCCGTCCTGCGCGAGTTCGGGCTGGAGTTGCCGGACGATGTTGAGGTGCGGGTCTGGGACAGCAGCTCGGAGCTGCGCTACATGGTGCTGCCGGAGCGGCCGGCCGGCACCGAGCATCTCTCCGAAGATGAGCTGGTGGACCTGATCTCCCGCGACTCGATGATCGGCGTGGCGAAGGTGCAGGCTCCGGCGGCGGTCGGCTGA
- the nthB gene encoding nitrile hydratase subunit beta: MNGAHDMGGMHGFGPVVREENEPVFHEEWEKKVFMMSRVTRVRGIINIDESRHGIERMPPAEYLAASYYERWLSSLERNLVEKGVVTQEELEARVRLLQEQPDAPLPRREDPDLIAVLRTPSAGRDQYERPGAAPRFAEGDAVVTRNEHPLGHTRLPRYVRGKRGTIHAVRGSYIFPDTHAHGLGEQPQPMYTVAFEGGELWGPSSEPRERVYIDLWESYLEPPAGSPS, from the coding sequence ATGAACGGCGCACATGACATGGGGGGCATGCACGGCTTCGGCCCGGTCGTGCGCGAGGAGAACGAGCCGGTCTTTCACGAGGAGTGGGAGAAGAAGGTGTTCATGATGTCCCGCGTGACCCGCGTGCGCGGCATCATCAACATCGACGAGTCCCGCCACGGCATCGAGCGGATGCCGCCAGCCGAGTACCTCGCCGCCAGCTACTACGAGCGGTGGCTCTCCTCGCTGGAGCGGAACCTCGTGGAGAAGGGCGTCGTCACCCAGGAAGAGCTGGAGGCCCGGGTGCGCCTGCTCCAGGAGCAGCCGGACGCCCCGCTGCCGCGGCGCGAAGATCCGGACCTGATCGCGGTGCTCCGGACGCCCAGCGCCGGCCGCGACCAGTACGAGCGCCCGGGCGCTGCGCCCCGCTTCGCCGAAGGGGACGCTGTCGTCACCCGCAACGAGCACCCGCTCGGGCACACCCGGCTGCCGCGCTACGTGCGTGGCAAGCGCGGCACGATCCACGCCGTGCGGGGCAGCTACATCTTTCCGGACACCCACGCGCACGGCCTGGGCGAGCAGCCACAGCCGATGTACACCGTCGCCTTCGAGGGCGGGGAGCTGTGGGGGCCGTCCTCGGAGCCGCGCGAGCGGGTGTACATCGATCTCTGGGAAAGCTACCTGGAGCCGCCGGCTGGCTCCCCGTCCTGA
- the lhgO gene encoding L-2-hydroxyglutarate oxidase, with translation MAQQWYDIVIVGGGIVGLATARELLKRRPGQRVAILERESAIGQHQTGHNSGVIHAGVYYAPGSLKARLCTEGRLKTYEYCEEKGIPYEKCGKLIVAIEPEELPRLENLYQRATANGVPGIRMVGPEEIREIEPHSAGIKGIFSPETGIVDWSRVAEAYADDVLALGGEILTNYEVDGIRRKGDWVLIKTTFDEIIPTRYLITCAGLQSDRVAAMSGADKNPQIVPFRGDYYKLKPEKAYLTRGMIYPVPDPRYPFLGVHFTKRHDGEVWLGPNAVYAFARHGYGKLDISIRDNLETVTFPGFWKMVKQHWKMGVDEMVRDFSKKLFVETCQKYVPEVTEDDCEPGPSGVRAQALGADGSLVDDFVVQTSDRIFHVRNAPSPAATSSMAIGRAIADRAEEAFSLPHGLSV, from the coding sequence ATGGCCCAGCAGTGGTACGACATCGTGATTGTGGGCGGCGGTATCGTCGGCCTCGCCACGGCCCGCGAGCTGCTCAAGCGACGCCCCGGACAGCGCGTCGCAATCCTCGAGCGAGAGTCGGCGATTGGCCAGCACCAGACCGGACACAACTCGGGCGTGATCCACGCCGGCGTCTACTACGCGCCGGGCTCCCTGAAGGCTCGCCTCTGCACCGAAGGCCGCCTCAAGACGTATGAGTACTGCGAAGAGAAGGGCATCCCCTACGAGAAGTGCGGCAAGCTGATCGTCGCCATCGAGCCGGAGGAGCTGCCCCGTCTGGAGAACCTCTACCAGCGCGCCACCGCGAACGGCGTGCCCGGCATCCGGATGGTTGGCCCGGAGGAGATCCGCGAGATCGAGCCGCACAGCGCCGGTATCAAAGGCATCTTCTCGCCCGAGACGGGCATCGTGGACTGGAGCCGCGTGGCCGAGGCGTACGCGGACGACGTACTGGCCCTCGGCGGCGAGATCCTGACCAACTACGAGGTCGATGGCATCCGCCGCAAGGGTGACTGGGTGCTCATCAAGACCACCTTTGACGAGATCATCCCGACCCGCTACCTGATCACCTGCGCCGGCCTCCAGTCCGACCGCGTGGCCGCGATGTCTGGCGCGGACAAGAACCCGCAGATCGTGCCGTTCCGAGGCGACTACTACAAGCTCAAGCCGGAGAAGGCGTACCTCACCAGGGGCATGATCTACCCCGTGCCCGATCCACGCTACCCGTTCCTGGGCGTCCACTTCACCAAGCGGCACGACGGCGAGGTCTGGCTTGGCCCCAACGCGGTGTACGCCTTTGCGCGGCACGGCTACGGCAAGCTCGACATCAGCATCCGCGACAACCTGGAGACGGTGACGTTCCCCGGCTTCTGGAAGATGGTCAAGCAGCACTGGAAGATGGGCGTGGACGAGATGGTCCGCGACTTCAGCAAGAAGCTGTTTGTCGAGACCTGCCAGAAGTACGTGCCCGAGGTCACCGAGGACGACTGCGAGCCCGGCCCGTCCGGCGTGCGGGCGCAGGCGCTGGGCGCAGACGGCTCGCTGGTAGACGACTTCGTGGTGCAGACCTCGGACCGTATCTTCCACGTACGGAACGCGCCGTCGCCGGCCGCCACGTCGTCGATGGCCATCGGCCGTGCCATCGCGGACCGCGCCGAAGAGGCGTTCTCGCTGCCGCACGGCCTCAGCGTGTAG
- a CDS encoding phosphotriesterase-related protein, giving the protein MSDTRGKVMTVLGPIAPEALGTTLIHEHILFDLSVYHEQRFGPGKAEPLPDEPLGIQHLHILKHNIARLRDNVFQKDVETAATELDQFKALGGSTVVEVSSGGLMPDPAGLVQLAQWTGLNIVAGTGYYIGASHPADLASKSVEQVTDEMLRDVLEGIPGTGVRAGILGEIGTTEPLSRTERIVLEATGRVQAQTGTAIVLHPDSFHRTYSQITPNLDILEQAGADLSRVIVSHCDDRLHQHVESYRKLAARGCTLAFDTFGKQAYYPTRKRQYPNDDQRIATIARLVDDGLAGSVTLAHDVCYKTDLTRWGGDGYGHILRNIVPRLRETGVPDTAIQQMLVENPRRLLTLTR; this is encoded by the coding sequence GTGAGCGATACCCGTGGCAAGGTCATGACCGTCCTCGGCCCGATCGCCCCTGAGGCCCTCGGCACGACGCTCATCCACGAGCACATTCTCTTCGACCTCTCGGTGTACCACGAGCAGCGCTTCGGGCCAGGCAAGGCCGAGCCGCTGCCGGATGAGCCGCTCGGCATCCAGCACCTCCACATCCTGAAGCACAACATCGCCCGGCTGCGCGACAACGTCTTCCAGAAAGATGTCGAGACCGCCGCCACCGAGCTTGACCAGTTCAAGGCGCTTGGCGGCAGCACGGTGGTCGAGGTGTCCAGCGGCGGCCTCATGCCCGATCCGGCCGGGCTCGTCCAGCTTGCCCAGTGGACAGGCCTGAACATCGTCGCCGGGACCGGGTACTACATCGGCGCGTCGCACCCCGCCGACCTGGCGAGCAAGAGCGTCGAGCAGGTCACGGACGAGATGCTGCGCGACGTGCTGGAGGGCATCCCCGGCACGGGCGTCCGCGCGGGCATCCTGGGAGAGATCGGCACCACCGAGCCGCTCTCCCGCACCGAGCGCATCGTGCTGGAGGCGACAGGGCGCGTCCAGGCGCAGACCGGCACGGCCATCGTGCTGCATCCGGACTCGTTCCACCGCACCTACAGCCAGATCACCCCGAACCTGGACATCCTGGAGCAGGCCGGCGCAGACCTGAGCCGCGTCATCGTGAGCCACTGCGACGACCGTCTTCACCAGCATGTTGAGTCGTACCGGAAGCTGGCGGCGCGCGGGTGTACGCTGGCGTTCGACACCTTCGGCAAGCAGGCGTACTACCCGACCCGCAAGCGCCAGTACCCAAACGACGATCAGCGCATCGCCACCATCGCGCGGCTGGTAGACGACGGGCTGGCCGGCTCGGTCACGCTGGCGCATGACGTCTGCTACAAGACCGACCTGACGCGCTGGGGCGGCGACGGCTACGGGCACATCCTGCGGAACATCGTGCCGAGGCTGCGGGAGACCGGCGTCCCGGACACGGCGATCCAGCAGATGCTGGTGGAGAACCCGCGCCGCCTGCTGACGCTGACCCGCTAG
- a CDS encoding methyltransferase domain-containing protein, translated as MAGLESFGLDELRPLSPRPAIYAPSPRFSYGGSWAALLRLRTVVAVHVMVADGLPRPTALLDDGIFRRLIATVGHIRSLHGAGAFKTFRLSAAGADSPVFQRFAARLTLETGLKPAEDAGDLLLRCRRGADGGFELLVRISPRPLAARSWRVCNRPGALNAAVASIVARLSVPRPTDVYLNLACGSGTLLVERASLGPAARLLGCDLDAEALACATRNVEAAGLAALSADNGATTTPTPDGRATVELAAWDATALPLADASVDALTVDLPFGQLVGTHTENAELYPRLLAEAARVARPGARLAAITQQVRLFERSVRAETWIAERVLRPTLTTSGGAIKPGIYVLRRA; from the coding sequence GTGGCTGGCCTTGAGTCGTTCGGCCTCGACGAGCTGCGACCGCTCTCCCCACGACCCGCGATCTACGCCCCATCACCCCGGTTCTCCTACGGTGGGTCGTGGGCGGCGTTGCTGCGGCTGCGGACCGTGGTGGCCGTGCACGTCATGGTGGCCGATGGCCTGCCCCGCCCGACCGCCCTTCTGGACGACGGCATCTTCCGCCGGCTCATCGCCACGGTCGGGCACATTCGGTCGCTGCACGGGGCCGGGGCGTTCAAGACGTTCCGGCTGAGCGCGGCCGGGGCTGACTCGCCAGTCTTTCAGCGATTCGCAGCGCGGTTGACCCTGGAGACGGGCCTCAAGCCGGCCGAGGACGCCGGCGATCTGCTCCTGCGCTGCCGGCGCGGGGCCGATGGCGGCTTCGAGCTGCTAGTGCGGATCTCGCCGCGCCCGCTGGCCGCCCGGAGCTGGCGCGTCTGCAATCGGCCGGGCGCGCTCAATGCCGCCGTCGCCTCGATCGTGGCGAGGCTATCCGTGCCCCGCCCCACCGACGTGTACCTGAACCTCGCCTGTGGATCGGGGACGCTGCTGGTGGAGCGGGCCAGCCTCGGGCCGGCCGCGCGGCTGCTGGGGTGCGACCTTGACGCCGAGGCATTGGCCTGCGCGACGCGGAACGTCGAGGCCGCCGGACTGGCCGCCCTGTCCGCTGACAACGGCGCCACGACAACGCCGACGCCTGACGGACGTGCCACCGTCGAGCTGGCGGCCTGGGACGCCACCGCGCTCCCGCTGGCAGACGCCTCGGTAGACGCGCTGACCGTCGATCTGCCGTTCGGGCAACTGGTCGGCACGCACACCGAGAACGCCGAGCTGTATCCGCGTCTCCTGGCCGAGGCCGCACGGGTGGCCCGGCCGGGCGCGCGGCTCGCCGCCATCACGCAGCAAGTACGCCTCTTCGAGCGGTCGGTGCGCGCCGAGACCTGGATCGCCGAGCGGGTGCTCCGCCCGACGCTCACCACCAGCGGCGGCGCGATCAAGCCCGGGATCTACGTCCTGCGCCGCGCCTGA
- a CDS encoding threonine/serine dehydratase: MSQPADAVTLLDVQAASRRIRPYVQRTPLERSGWLSQASGAEVWLKLECFQLTGSFKLRGALNALLSLDAEARAKGVLTASAGNHGLGVAQAAQLTGLPAMVVVPETASAAKVELLRQSGCTLILHGPDYDAAEAHAIELARARGITFVSAYDDPAVVAGGGTISLEILEEQPDADVLLVPAGGGGLISGVALAAKGLKPAVRVVGVQSTASPSLHAALAAGHQVPVTVEDSLADGLSGNIAVGSITVDLACRYVDEVKLVSEAEIAAAMRATLEHEHILIEGSAAVTVALLLRGEIPVAGQRVVLVLTGRNVAPAVLRSTLGMSA; the protein is encoded by the coding sequence ATGAGTCAGCCCGCCGATGCCGTCACGTTGCTGGACGTGCAGGCTGCCAGCCGCCGCATCCGACCGTACGTGCAGCGGACGCCGCTGGAGCGCTCCGGCTGGCTGTCCCAGGCCAGCGGCGCAGAGGTCTGGCTCAAGCTCGAGTGCTTCCAGCTCACTGGCTCGTTCAAGCTGCGCGGCGCGCTGAATGCGCTGCTCTCGCTGGACGCCGAGGCGCGCGCGAAGGGTGTGCTGACGGCCTCGGCGGGGAATCACGGGCTGGGCGTGGCGCAGGCGGCCCAGCTGACCGGCCTGCCGGCCATGGTGGTCGTGCCGGAAACGGCCTCGGCGGCAAAGGTCGAGCTGCTGCGGCAGAGCGGCTGCACGCTGATCCTCCACGGCCCGGACTACGACGCCGCCGAGGCCCATGCCATCGAGCTGGCCCGCGCGCGCGGCATCACGTTCGTCTCGGCCTACGACGACCCTGCCGTGGTGGCCGGGGGGGGCACGATCTCGCTGGAGATCCTCGAAGAGCAGCCGGATGCTGACGTGCTCCTGGTGCCGGCCGGCGGTGGCGGGCTGATCTCGGGGGTGGCGCTCGCCGCGAAGGGCCTGAAGCCGGCCGTGCGGGTGGTCGGCGTGCAGTCAACGGCCTCGCCATCGTTGCACGCGGCGCTGGCGGCCGGCCATCAAGTCCCGGTGACCGTCGAGGACTCGCTGGCGGACGGCCTCTCGGGGAACATCGCGGTGGGCAGCATCACGGTCGATCTGGCCTGCCGCTACGTGGACGAGGTTAAGCTGGTCAGCGAGGCGGAGATCGCGGCGGCGATGCGCGCCACCCTGGAGCACGAGCACATCTTGATCGAGGGCTCGGCGGCGGTGACGGTCGCGCTGCTGCTGCGCGGCGAGATCCCTGTCGCCGGGCAGCGCGTGGTGCTGGTGTTGACGGGCCGAAACGTCGCGCCGGCCGTGCTCCGCTCGACGCTCGGCATGTCAGCCTGA
- a CDS encoding phosphotransferase: MVDPDAVNEARATAFLKERFGAAVQQVAVLGTGVWSKAFAFRHAGDDLVIRFGALREDFDRDRFAMRFAGPDLPIPRVLEIGEAEGVGVTGRQIGGYYAISERLHGGYIDDVDGAQMRALLPSLFRTLDAMRLADVADTAGYGGWDGAGRGMVATWRAFLLDVANDPPTQRIHGWRARLAERPDALAAFDDGYRRLVSLIEHQPEDRSLIHSDLLHFNVLVTDDRITGVLDWGCGLYGDFLYDVAWFSFWGRWFAAWDGIDFEAEARGYYTRIGLTIPCFRERLLACQLHIALGGLAYQAFAGDWDNLTWTARRTREIMLP, translated from the coding sequence ATGGTCGATCCTGATGCCGTGAACGAGGCGCGCGCCACCGCCTTCCTGAAGGAGCGCTTCGGCGCGGCTGTACAGCAGGTCGCCGTGCTGGGCACGGGCGTCTGGTCCAAAGCGTTTGCGTTCCGGCACGCCGGCGACGATCTGGTCATCCGCTTCGGGGCGCTCCGCGAGGACTTCGACCGCGACCGGTTCGCGATGCGCTTCGCCGGGCCGGATTTGCCGATCCCGCGCGTGCTGGAGATCGGCGAGGCCGAGGGCGTCGGGGTAACCGGCCGCCAGATCGGCGGGTACTACGCCATCTCCGAGCGGCTGCACGGCGGCTACATCGACGACGTGGACGGCGCACAGATGCGGGCGCTGTTGCCGTCGCTCTTTCGCACGCTCGACGCGATGCGGCTGGCGGACGTCGCCGACACCGCTGGCTATGGCGGCTGGGATGGCGCTGGACGCGGGATGGTCGCCACCTGGCGGGCGTTCCTGCTCGACGTGGCGAACGATCCTCCGACGCAGCGCATCCACGGCTGGCGCGCCCGCCTCGCCGAGCGTCCGGATGCGTTGGCGGCCTTCGACGACGGCTACCGGCGGCTGGTATCGCTGATCGAGCATCAGCCGGAGGATCGCTCCCTGATCCACAGCGATCTGCTCCACTTCAACGTGCTGGTGACCGACGACCGCATCACCGGCGTGTTGGACTGGGGCTGCGGCCTCTACGGGGATTTCCTCTACGATGTGGCGTGGTTCTCCTTCTGGGGTCGCTGGTTCGCTGCCTGGGATGGCATCGACTTCGAGGCCGAGGCGCGGGGATACTACACACGAATCGGGCTGACGATCCCCTGCTTCCGCGAGCGGCTGCTGGCCTGCCAGCTCCACATCGCGCTCGGCGGGCTGGCTTACCAGGCGTTCGCCGGGGACTGGGACAATCTCACCTGGACGGCCCGCCGCACCCGGGAGATCATGTTGCCGTGA
- a CDS encoding LacI family DNA-binding transcriptional regulator, translating into MARRAGVSLSTASRVLNDTGYPVAEATRQRVLEAAHALQYSPSVLARALVTRRTQIVGVIVGDVEDPYFAEIVRGVEDVARKAGYLVIVCNADRDPVTELSYLQTLHDYRVDGVILAAGGVTDAVQAARHADAVARLEQQGTVVVALAEVAAAAPCITIDNRAAAAEMARYVVGLGHREIGVIAGPATLTTSRARLQGIRGVLDADVLPEDRVMSGVFTADGGEQAAQRLLDQHPSLTALICVNDQMAVGALTAAHRRGLAVPEQLSIVGFGDTTAARLSWPPLTTMSVPRHEMGALAMTGLLEQLDGGPRVASRVLTCPLRVRGSSGPPPA; encoded by the coding sequence GTGGCCCGTCGCGCTGGCGTCTCGCTCAGCACCGCCTCGCGTGTCCTCAACGACACCGGCTACCCCGTGGCCGAGGCCACCCGGCAGCGCGTGCTGGAGGCCGCTCACGCCCTCCAGTATTCGCCATCGGTGCTGGCGCGAGCGCTCGTCACCCGCCGGACCCAGATCGTCGGGGTGATCGTCGGCGACGTCGAAGATCCGTACTTTGCGGAGATCGTGCGCGGGGTCGAGGACGTGGCGCGGAAGGCCGGCTACCTCGTCATCGTCTGCAACGCCGACCGCGACCCTGTGACCGAGCTGAGCTACCTCCAGACCCTGCACGACTACCGGGTCGATGGCGTGATCCTGGCCGCCGGCGGCGTCACGGATGCGGTCCAGGCAGCCCGGCACGCCGACGCCGTCGCGCGGCTCGAACAGCAGGGCACGGTGGTCGTGGCGCTGGCGGAGGTGGCCGCCGCTGCGCCGTGCATCACCATCGACAACCGCGCCGCCGCCGCCGAGATGGCCCGCTACGTCGTCGGGCTGGGGCACCGCGAGATCGGCGTCATCGCCGGGCCGGCCACCCTGACCACCTCGCGGGCGCGCCTCCAGGGCATTCGCGGTGTGCTGGACGCCGACGTGCTGCCGGAGGATCGCGTTATGAGCGGCGTGTTCACGGCTGATGGCGGCGAGCAGGCCGCCCAGCGGCTGCTCGACCAGCACCCGAGCCTGACGGCGCTGATCTGTGTCAACGATCAGATGGCTGTCGGCGCGCTGACGGCGGCCCACCGGCGGGGGCTGGCCGTGCCCGAGCAGCTGAGCATCGTCGGGTTTGGCGACACGACGGCCGCGCGGCTGTCCTGGCCCCCGCTGACGACGATGTCCGTCCCGCGCCACGAGATGGGCGCGCTGGCGATGACCGGCCTGCTGGAGCAGCTCGACGGTGGCCCGCGGGTGGCGTCGCGGGTGCTGACGTGCCCGCTGAGGGTGCGCGGCAGCAGCGGCCCGCCGCCAGCCTGA
- a CDS encoding helix-turn-helix transcriptional regulator has translation MPGRPRGAGGSAHQEFGQALEALMLRANVWDTALARRLDVSRSEVFRWRTGRSMPSRRNLERLQNVLQWSDGGGTPSVEGAHWDRLLVLAGHGQPLLAPGGPDERNRVELPDRCAVYAYQYERRSFPSEWSRRSTEIEREIQGSMHGMLHRPPTFLRPDSITRIYEQWYDQDVVERYVQEQTQRLERWERRVEEYEVRHIYSMQTMAGYLRSRQWQGNQLTHEQIRDQVDLILGLLDRHYPNFSIGLEEDALPFDATIVGHEVVLLTLRQAHMVNAQGWTIFGMEMAGLSVVKTFSQAFDRTWGKRNLIKDPAAVRAWFVSQL, from the coding sequence ATGCCAGGGCGGCCACGGGGCGCGGGCGGATCGGCGCATCAGGAGTTCGGGCAGGCGCTCGAAGCGCTGATGCTGCGCGCGAACGTCTGGGACACGGCCCTGGCGCGGCGGCTCGACGTCTCCCGCTCCGAGGTCTTCCGCTGGCGCACCGGCCGCTCGATGCCGTCGCGGCGGAACCTGGAGCGGCTCCAGAACGTGCTGCAATGGTCGGACGGCGGCGGGACGCCATCTGTGGAGGGCGCACACTGGGATCGGCTGCTGGTGCTGGCCGGCCATGGTCAGCCGCTGCTCGCGCCGGGCGGGCCCGACGAGCGCAACCGCGTCGAGCTGCCGGACCGCTGTGCCGTCTACGCCTACCAGTACGAGCGCCGCAGCTTCCCTTCCGAATGGTCGCGCCGCTCCACGGAGATCGAGCGCGAGATCCAGGGCAGCATGCACGGCATGCTGCATCGCCCGCCGACGTTCCTGCGCCCGGACTCGATCACGCGCATCTACGAGCAGTGGTACGACCAGGATGTCGTCGAGCGGTATGTGCAGGAGCAGACGCAGCGGCTCGAACGGTGGGAGCGGCGCGTCGAGGAGTACGAGGTCCGCCACATCTACAGCATGCAGACGATGGCCGGGTACCTGCGCTCGCGCCAGTGGCAGGGCAACCAGCTCACCCACGAGCAGATCCGCGATCAGGTGGACCTGATCCTCGGGCTGCTGGACCGCCACTACCCGAACTTCTCCATCGGGCTGGAGGAGGACGCGCTGCCGTTCGACGCCACCATCGTCGGGCACGAGGTCGTGCTGCTGACGCTGCGGCAGGCCCACATGGTGAACGCCCAGGGCTGGACGATCTTCGGGATGGAGATGGCCGGGCTGTCGGTGGTGAAGACGTTCTCGCAGGCGTTCGACCGGACCTGGGGCAAGCGGAACCTGATCAAAGACCCGGCCGCCGTCCGGGCGTGGTTCGTCAGCCAGCTCTGA